From Corynebacterium frankenforstense DSM 45800, the proteins below share one genomic window:
- a CDS encoding amino acid ABC transporter permease, which yields MTENAQTQPAPIRAVPLKHPGRWVTAAIVVGLAAWFLIGAATNEAYGWDTYFAYLFDSRIVTAAGHTIAITTLAMVLGVVGGVLLAVMRMSPNPVLRVVAWGFLWVFRGTPIYVQLVFWGLLGSIYQVIAVGPVEISVEAVLSNMFLLAVLGLGLNEAAYMAEIVRSGIQAVPEGQLEASKALGMGWWMTMRRTVMPQAMRIIIPPTGNEFISLLKTTSLVVAIPYTHELYGRSLDIANALFQPVPLLLVAASWYLVITSLFMIGQHYLEKYYERGSTRELTGRQLAALADAEGSLPGNVTVIPEPERRAKK from the coding sequence ATGACTGAAAACGCACAGACTCAGCCCGCGCCCATCCGCGCGGTGCCGCTGAAGCACCCGGGCCGCTGGGTGACCGCCGCGATCGTGGTCGGGCTGGCCGCCTGGTTCCTCATCGGCGCGGCCACCAACGAGGCCTACGGGTGGGACACCTACTTCGCCTACCTCTTCGACAGCCGCATCGTCACCGCGGCGGGCCACACCATCGCGATCACCACGCTCGCGATGGTCCTCGGCGTCGTCGGCGGCGTGCTGCTGGCCGTGATGCGCATGTCGCCCAACCCGGTGCTGCGCGTGGTCGCCTGGGGCTTCCTGTGGGTCTTCCGCGGGACCCCGATCTACGTCCAGCTGGTCTTCTGGGGCCTGCTCGGCTCCATCTACCAGGTCATCGCCGTCGGCCCCGTCGAGATCAGCGTCGAGGCCGTGCTGAGCAACATGTTCCTGCTCGCCGTGCTCGGCCTGGGCCTCAACGAGGCCGCCTACATGGCGGAGATCGTCCGCTCCGGCATCCAGGCCGTCCCCGAGGGCCAGCTCGAGGCCTCCAAGGCGCTCGGCATGGGCTGGTGGATGACGATGCGGCGCACGGTGATGCCGCAGGCGATGCGCATCATCATCCCGCCGACCGGCAACGAGTTCATCTCGCTGCTGAAGACCACCTCGCTGGTCGTGGCCATCCCCTACACCCACGAGCTCTACGGCCGCTCGCTGGACATCGCCAACGCGCTGTTCCAGCCGGTGCCGCTGCTGCTGGTGGCCGCCTCCTGGTACCTGGTGATCACCTCGCTGTTCATGATCGGCCAGCACTACCTGGAGAAGTACTACGAGCGCGGCTCCACCCGTGAGCTGACCGGCCGTCAGCTGGCCGCACTCGCCGACGCCGAGGGCTCGCTGCCCGGAAACGTCACCGTCATCCCCGAACCGGAACGGAGGGCCAAGAAGTGA
- the ehuA gene encoding ectoine/hydroxyectoine ABC transporter ATP-binding protein EhuA produces MIDAQQVCKSFGQLQVLKGIDMTVPAGSVTCLIGPSGSGKSTFLRCVNHLEKVTAGRLYVDGELIGYREKEGTLYEISEKEAALQRADIGMVFQNFNLFPHRTALENITEAPVHVKGIDSGEAERHARELLDMVGLGHKADAYPAQLSGGQQQRVAIARAVAMRPKLMLFDEPTSALDPELVGEVLRVMKQLAADGMTMLVVTHEMGFAHEVADQVVFMADGRIVERGTPAEVLDDPQEERTQSFLSNLLK; encoded by the coding sequence ATGATCGACGCCCAGCAGGTCTGCAAGTCCTTCGGCCAGCTGCAGGTGCTCAAGGGCATCGACATGACCGTGCCCGCCGGTTCCGTGACCTGCCTGATCGGCCCCTCGGGCTCCGGCAAGTCGACGTTCCTGCGCTGCGTGAACCACCTCGAGAAAGTCACCGCCGGGCGCCTCTACGTCGACGGTGAGCTCATCGGATACCGGGAGAAGGAGGGCACGCTCTACGAGATCTCCGAGAAGGAGGCCGCCCTCCAGCGCGCCGACATCGGCATGGTCTTCCAGAACTTCAACCTCTTCCCCCACCGCACCGCCCTGGAGAACATCACCGAGGCCCCGGTGCACGTCAAGGGCATCGACTCCGGTGAGGCCGAGCGCCACGCCCGCGAGCTGCTCGACATGGTCGGGCTCGGCCACAAGGCCGACGCCTACCCGGCGCAGCTCTCCGGCGGCCAGCAGCAGCGCGTGGCGATCGCCCGCGCGGTGGCCATGCGCCCGAAGCTGATGCTCTTCGACGAGCCGACCTCGGCGCTCGACCCCGAGCTGGTCGGCGAGGTGCTGCGCGTGATGAAGCAGCTCGCCGCCGACGGCATGACCATGCTCGTGGTCACCCACGAGATGGGCTTCGCCCACGAGGTCGCCGACCAGGTGGTCTTCATGGCCGACGGCCGCATCGTCGAGCGCGGCACCCCGGCCGAGGTGCTCGACGACCCGCAGGAGGAGCGCACGCAGTCGTTTCTCTCCAACCTGCTCAAGTAG
- a CDS encoding sulfite exporter TauE/SafE family protein, producing the protein MVGTGTGVVLILLVTILIGATMQRVSGMGLGLVGGPVVSLLLGPVEGILVINVLAVVNATIVTATTWRNIDLRKFLLVGSTLVVGAVPGAIVVREFSPDLLQVVVGSLLLIALGVVTFGLRWVPTPRGKAPALISGAIGGFMNTLAGIAGPAITVYAQAARWDQRVYAATLQPLFVVAGFISVVIKLVTGAGDLTVVNPWLWPAGLVGMLLGIWAGTRLSRHIPRDKAHALALALAALGGLTVLVRGASGLLS; encoded by the coding sequence GTGGTCGGAACGGGAACCGGGGTGGTGCTCATCCTCCTGGTGACCATCCTCATCGGCGCGACCATGCAGCGCGTCTCCGGCATGGGCCTCGGCCTGGTCGGCGGCCCGGTGGTCAGCCTGCTGCTCGGCCCCGTCGAGGGCATCCTGGTCATCAACGTGCTCGCCGTGGTCAACGCGACGATCGTCACGGCGACGACCTGGCGCAACATCGACCTGCGCAAGTTCCTGCTCGTCGGCTCCACCCTGGTCGTCGGCGCGGTGCCGGGCGCGATCGTCGTCCGCGAGTTCTCCCCGGACCTGCTGCAGGTCGTCGTCGGCTCGCTGCTGCTCATCGCCCTGGGCGTGGTGACCTTCGGGCTGCGGTGGGTGCCCACCCCGCGCGGGAAGGCCCCCGCGCTGATCTCCGGGGCCATCGGCGGCTTCATGAACACGCTGGCCGGCATCGCCGGGCCGGCGATCACCGTCTACGCCCAGGCCGCGCGGTGGGACCAGCGCGTCTACGCCGCGACCCTGCAGCCGCTCTTCGTGGTGGCCGGCTTCATCAGCGTGGTGATCAAGCTGGTCACCGGCGCCGGCGACCTGACGGTGGTCAACCCCTGGCTGTGGCCGGCGGGCCTGGTGGGCATGCTGCTGGGCATCTGGGCCGGCACGCGGCTCTCGCGGCACATCCCCCGCGACAAGGCGCACGCGCTGGCGCTGGCGCTCGCCGCCCTCGGCGGGCTGACCGTGCTGGTCCGCGGCGCCTCAGGGCTCTTGAGCTGA
- the coaD gene encoding pantetheine-phosphate adenylyltransferase: MKAVCPGSFDPITLGHLSIFERAAAHVDQLTVLVTANPNKNTGLFTVDERMELIRRAVEHLPNVDVDTWGGLLVDYTTAHGVDALVKGLRSSLDYDYELPMAQMNRRLTGVETFFLLTDEKYGYVSSTLCKEVARYGGDVSGLMPDHVVAAVREKYRALDSGEKA, translated from the coding sequence GTGAAAGCCGTCTGCCCCGGGTCCTTCGACCCGATCACCCTGGGACACCTGTCCATCTTCGAGCGCGCCGCCGCGCACGTCGACCAGCTGACGGTGCTGGTGACCGCCAACCCGAACAAGAACACCGGGCTGTTCACCGTCGACGAGCGCATGGAGCTCATCCGCCGCGCCGTCGAGCACCTGCCCAACGTGGACGTGGACACCTGGGGCGGCCTCCTGGTCGACTACACCACCGCCCACGGCGTCGACGCCCTGGTCAAGGGACTGCGCTCCTCGCTCGACTACGACTACGAGCTGCCGATGGCGCAGATGAACCGCCGGCTGACCGGGGTGGAGACCTTCTTCCTGCTCACCGACGAGAAGTACGGCTACGTCTCCTCGACGCTGTGCAAGGAGGTCGCCCGCTACGGCGGCGACGTCTCCGGGCTCATGCCCGACCACGTGGTCGCCGCGGTGCGCGAGAAGTACCGCGCCCTCGACAGCGGAGAGAAGGCCTGA
- a CDS encoding RsmD family RNA methyltransferase, giving the protein MPRIVAGAARGRRLAEAPEGTRPTADRAKEGLFSSLESRFGVEGRHVLDLYAGSGALGLEALSRGAAEAVLVDSSAAACSVARTNAEAVGLPGALIEQEDVFAYLRRAPRGRFDMVLADPPYDVRASTVRKVLAALEPVLADVAVVAVERRAADEETTWPEGFEPTRQKLKKRTYGIARMDVAVFERAES; this is encoded by the coding sequence ATGCCGCGCATCGTCGCCGGCGCCGCCCGCGGCCGCAGGCTCGCCGAGGCGCCCGAGGGCACCCGGCCCACCGCCGACCGCGCCAAGGAGGGCCTGTTCTCCTCGCTGGAGTCCCGCTTCGGCGTCGAGGGCCGCCACGTGCTCGACCTCTACGCCGGCTCCGGCGCGCTGGGCCTCGAGGCGCTCAGCCGCGGCGCGGCCGAGGCCGTGCTCGTCGACTCCTCGGCCGCCGCCTGCTCGGTCGCCCGCACCAACGCGGAGGCCGTCGGGCTTCCCGGGGCGCTCATCGAGCAGGAGGACGTCTTCGCCTACCTGCGCCGCGCGCCGCGCGGGCGCTTCGACATGGTGCTCGCCGACCCGCCCTACGACGTACGCGCCTCCACCGTGCGCAAGGTGCTGGCCGCGCTCGAGCCCGTGCTTGCCGACGTCGCGGTGGTCGCCGTGGAGCGCCGCGCCGCCGACGAGGAGACCACCTGGCCCGAGGGGTTCGAACCCACGCGGCAGAAACTGAAGAAGCGCACCTACGGCATCGCGCGCATGGACGTCGCCGTCTTCGAGCGCGCCGAGAGCTGA
- a CDS encoding acetyl-CoA carboxylase biotin carboxyl carrier protein subunit, with protein sequence MEIHAPFAGTIRYHVAVGDTVDTGDHLATIEAAKLEASVDAPGPGVVTDVDREDFTDVGGGDRILTLGERK encoded by the coding sequence ATGGAGATTCACGCACCCTTCGCCGGAACCATCCGGTATCACGTCGCGGTCGGCGACACCGTCGACACGGGCGACCACCTGGCGACCATCGAGGCCGCCAAGCTCGAGGCGAGCGTCGACGCCCCGGGCCCCGGCGTCGTCACCGACGTCGACCGCGAGGATTTCACCGATGTGGGCGGCGGCGACCGCATCCTGACCCTGGGCGAGCGGAAGTAA
- a CDS encoding ATP-dependent DNA helicase RecG yields the protein MLGWRDQRPLKKILPARLSRGLKRSFGYETADQLWAHLPRAYSVSGSAVDLDEVEAGEIVTCVAQVINVKTQQLRRRSAGERPRFLSKVLVTDGTSHIEVTFFNSPWVSERLLPGTRAMFSGKLSFFRGRVQLQHPKFIELPGGDDADAGTAAPAGADAAGGTDQGAAGARDGAGTADAAGATSSSGGGKGREEDADAEIRRLLAQQRHLPVYPVKQGITSWRILQAVDCLLRATEPLPEPLDRVPEGFIGFDAAVRGVHLPGPEGPEAAVRRLKYNEAFTLACVTALRRDDNRRRHAVRCAPRPDGLVDRLLAGLGFELTAGQLEVLGEISADLDSTEPMSRLLQGEVGSGKTLVALAAMLQVIDNGHQCAFLAPTEVLAAQHARSLTATLERAGLDVTVHLLTGSMSVAEKRAALLAAVTGEADIVVGTHALLEDTVEFFRLGLAVVDEQHRFGVEQRDRLRLKGGHPHLLVMTATPIPRTIAMTVFGDLEVSTLRELPHGRRDVKSFLVRRDQASWVARVPGRIREEVAAGGRAYVVCPRIEKEGGVEDVAAKLRHGALSGLSVGVLHGRMRPEDKERVMADFAAGRVQVLVSTTVIEVGVDVPEATVMLIRGAEHFGVSQIHQLRGRVGRGTRPGVCFLYTESEQPRVLQRLAAVADTDDGFALAELDLELRQEGDILGASQSGRNSLRLLDMKGDRDLIELARAEADALVARDRGLAESFAAEINPDSQDYIEKS from the coding sequence GTGCTCGGGTGGAGGGACCAGCGGCCGCTGAAGAAGATCCTGCCGGCCCGGCTCTCGCGCGGGCTGAAGCGCTCCTTCGGCTACGAGACCGCCGACCAGCTGTGGGCGCACCTGCCGCGCGCCTACTCCGTGTCCGGCTCCGCGGTGGACCTCGACGAGGTCGAGGCCGGCGAGATCGTCACCTGCGTCGCCCAGGTCATCAACGTCAAGACCCAGCAGCTGCGCCGCCGCTCGGCGGGGGAGCGCCCCCGGTTCCTGAGCAAGGTGCTCGTCACCGACGGCACCTCGCACATCGAGGTCACCTTCTTCAACAGCCCCTGGGTCTCCGAGCGCCTGCTGCCGGGCACCCGGGCGATGTTCTCCGGCAAGCTCTCCTTCTTCCGCGGGCGGGTCCAGCTGCAGCACCCGAAGTTCATCGAGCTGCCCGGCGGCGACGACGCGGATGCGGGCACGGCCGCACCCGCGGGCGCGGACGCAGCCGGCGGCACGGACCAGGGCGCCGCAGGCGCCCGCGACGGTGCGGGAACCGCCGACGCGGCGGGCGCGACGTCGTCAAGCGGCGGGGGCAAGGGCAGGGAAGAGGACGCCGACGCCGAGATCCGCCGCCTGCTCGCCCAGCAGCGCCACCTGCCCGTCTACCCCGTCAAGCAGGGCATCACCTCGTGGCGCATCCTGCAGGCCGTCGACTGCCTCCTGCGCGCCACGGAACCGCTGCCCGAGCCGCTCGACCGGGTGCCCGAGGGCTTCATCGGCTTCGACGCGGCCGTGCGCGGGGTGCACCTGCCCGGCCCCGAGGGACCCGAGGCCGCGGTGCGCCGGCTGAAGTACAACGAGGCGTTCACCCTGGCGTGCGTGACCGCCCTGCGCCGCGACGACAACCGCCGCCGCCACGCCGTGCGCTGCGCGCCCAGGCCGGACGGACTGGTGGACCGGCTGCTCGCCGGGCTCGGTTTCGAGCTGACTGCCGGCCAGCTCGAGGTGCTCGGCGAGATCTCGGCGGACCTGGACTCCACCGAGCCGATGTCCCGGCTGCTGCAGGGCGAGGTCGGCTCGGGCAAGACGCTCGTCGCGCTCGCGGCGATGCTGCAGGTCATCGACAACGGCCACCAGTGCGCCTTCCTCGCGCCCACCGAGGTGCTCGCCGCCCAGCACGCCCGTTCACTGACGGCCACGCTCGAGCGCGCCGGCCTGGACGTGACCGTCCACCTGCTCACCGGCAGCATGTCGGTGGCCGAGAAGCGCGCCGCCCTGCTCGCGGCCGTCACCGGCGAGGCCGACATCGTCGTGGGCACCCACGCGCTGCTCGAGGACACCGTCGAGTTCTTCCGGCTGGGCCTGGCCGTCGTCGACGAGCAGCACCGCTTCGGCGTCGAGCAGCGCGACCGGCTGCGCCTGAAGGGCGGCCACCCGCACCTGCTGGTCATGACGGCCACCCCGATCCCGCGCACGATCGCGATGACGGTCTTCGGCGACCTCGAGGTCTCCACCCTGCGCGAGCTGCCGCACGGGCGCCGCGACGTCAAGAGCTTCCTCGTGCGCCGCGACCAGGCCAGCTGGGTCGCGCGCGTGCCCGGGCGCATCCGCGAGGAGGTCGCCGCCGGCGGGCGCGCCTACGTGGTCTGCCCGCGCATCGAGAAGGAGGGCGGCGTCGAGGACGTCGCCGCCAAGCTGCGCCACGGCGCGCTGAGCGGCCTCTCCGTCGGGGTGCTGCACGGGCGCATGCGGCCCGAGGACAAGGAGCGGGTCATGGCGGACTTCGCCGCCGGGCGCGTCCAGGTGCTCGTCTCCACCACGGTCATCGAGGTCGGCGTCGACGTGCCCGAGGCGACCGTGATGCTCATCCGCGGCGCCGAGCACTTCGGCGTCAGCCAGATCCACCAGCTGCGCGGGCGCGTCGGCCGCGGGACGCGCCCCGGCGTGTGCTTCCTCTACACCGAGTCCGAGCAGCCGCGCGTGCTGCAGCGCCTGGCCGCGGTGGCCGACACCGACGACGGTTTCGCGCTCGCCGAGCTCGACCTCGAGCTGCGCCAGGAGGGCGACATCCTGGGCGCGAGCCAGTCGGGCCGCAACAGCCTGCGGCTGCTGGACATGAAGGGCGACCGCGACCTCATTGAGCTCGCGCGCGCCGAGGCCGACGCCCTGGTGGCGCGCGACCGCGGCCTCGCCGAGAGCTTCGCGGCGGAGATCAACCCGGACAGCCAGGACTACATCGAGAAAAGTTAA
- a CDS encoding DAK2 domain-containing protein yields the protein MTAPARLDGETLLRWSRRAVAELASRRREINELNVFPVPDADTGSNMAHTMSAALAEAEKLDDGATAPAVAAALATGAVKGARGNSGLVLSQVLRGLAEAAGRGELDGTAVAEALRIALVLVDRAISEPVEGTVITVLRAAGIAAAEQSELADVVRAAVAAARTALAQTPSQLKALRDAGVVDAGGRGFVILLESLAEELAGAEAPEVPAPESHGRPAYLEVMCHVAGTDLAALEEHLSAMGDSLVLACDGEDAAGVHIHTRAAGEVIEALFAAGAVTALRLEVLPEQAQTPRRAVIAVTPAGPVADLYREAGAAVVTPPAPEGDDDIVSAIARTVRTSGADEVILLPNGLLNHRELVSVERAGHAFEQEITLLPTARLLSGIAALAVHDPGQPVGVAAYVMQEAAAGMRTAVLVRAESARLTPAGPCARDDVLVLEGETVTAVAEDVAEAVESTCRRLLSAGGEQVSLLLHESVEVDELELAERLGVEVMAFPAGDIDELVEIGVE from the coding sequence ATGACCGCCCCCGCACGCCTCGACGGCGAGACGCTGCTGCGCTGGTCCCGTCGCGCGGTGGCCGAACTGGCCAGCAGGCGGCGGGAGATCAACGAGCTCAACGTCTTCCCCGTCCCCGACGCCGACACCGGCTCCAACATGGCGCACACCATGAGCGCCGCCCTCGCGGAGGCCGAGAAGCTCGACGACGGCGCCACGGCCCCCGCCGTGGCCGCCGCCCTGGCCACCGGCGCCGTCAAGGGCGCCCGCGGCAACTCCGGCCTCGTGCTCTCCCAGGTGCTGCGCGGGCTGGCCGAGGCCGCCGGGCGCGGCGAACTCGACGGCACCGCCGTGGCCGAGGCCCTGCGCATCGCCCTCGTGCTCGTCGACCGCGCGATCTCCGAGCCCGTCGAGGGCACCGTGATCACCGTGCTGCGCGCCGCCGGCATCGCCGCCGCCGAGCAGAGCGAGCTTGCCGACGTCGTGCGGGCCGCCGTCGCGGCTGCCCGCACCGCCCTGGCGCAGACGCCCTCGCAGTTGAAGGCCCTGCGCGACGCCGGCGTCGTCGACGCGGGCGGGCGCGGCTTCGTGATCCTGCTGGAGTCGCTGGCCGAGGAGCTCGCCGGTGCCGAGGCACCCGAGGTGCCCGCGCCCGAGTCGCACGGCCGACCCGCCTACCTGGAGGTCATGTGCCACGTCGCCGGCACCGACCTCGCCGCGCTCGAGGAGCACCTGAGTGCGATGGGCGACAGCCTCGTGCTCGCCTGCGACGGCGAGGACGCCGCCGGGGTGCACATCCACACCCGGGCCGCCGGCGAGGTCATCGAGGCGCTCTTCGCCGCCGGCGCCGTCACCGCGCTGCGCCTGGAGGTCCTGCCCGAGCAGGCCCAGACCCCGCGCCGCGCCGTCATCGCCGTCACCCCGGCCGGCCCGGTGGCCGACCTCTACCGCGAGGCCGGCGCCGCCGTGGTCACGCCGCCGGCGCCCGAGGGCGACGACGACATCGTCTCCGCGATCGCGCGCACCGTGCGCACCAGCGGCGCCGACGAGGTCATCCTGCTGCCCAACGGGCTGCTCAACCACCGCGAGCTGGTCTCCGTCGAGCGCGCCGGCCACGCCTTCGAGCAGGAGATCACCCTGCTGCCCACCGCCCGGCTGCTCTCCGGCATCGCGGCGCTGGCCGTCCACGACCCCGGCCAGCCGGTCGGCGTGGCCGCCTACGTCATGCAGGAGGCCGCCGCCGGCATGCGCACCGCCGTGCTCGTGCGCGCCGAGTCCGCCCGTCTGACCCCGGCCGGGCCCTGCGCCCGCGACGACGTCCTCGTCCTCGAGGGCGAGACCGTCACCGCCGTGGCCGAGGACGTCGCCGAGGCCGTCGAGTCCACCTGCCGCCGCCTGCTCTCGGCCGGCGGCGAACAGGTCAGCCTGCTGCTGCACGAGTCCGTCGAGGTCGACGAGCTGGAGCTGGCCGAGCGTCTCGGCGTCGAGGTGATGGCCTTCCCGGCCGGCGACATCGACGAGCTGGTCGAGATCGGCGTGGAGTGA
- a CDS encoding uracil-DNA glycosylase — MSLPVHPSWQPVLADVEDRVHEIGRFLRAENAAGRGYLPAGTDVLRAFQYPFDEVKVLIVGQDPYPTPGHAMGLSFSTQPGVRPLPRSLANIFTELHDDLGLDKPEDGDLTAWSRQGVALFNRVLTVQPRKPASHRGKGWEEVTETAIRALAGRGLPLVAILWGRDAQSCARFLGDTPRVESPHPSPLSAHRGFFGSRPFSRANQLLVDQGGEPVDWRL; from the coding sequence ATGAGTCTTCCCGTCCACCCCTCCTGGCAGCCCGTCCTCGCCGACGTCGAGGACCGAGTCCACGAGATCGGTCGGTTCCTGCGCGCGGAGAACGCCGCCGGGCGCGGCTACCTGCCGGCCGGGACCGACGTGCTGCGCGCCTTCCAGTACCCCTTCGACGAGGTCAAGGTCCTCATCGTCGGCCAGGACCCCTACCCGACGCCCGGCCACGCGATGGGGCTGTCCTTCTCCACTCAGCCCGGCGTGCGCCCGCTGCCGCGCTCCCTGGCGAACATCTTCACCGAGCTGCACGACGACCTCGGACTCGACAAGCCGGAGGACGGCGACCTGACCGCCTGGTCGCGCCAGGGCGTCGCGCTGTTCAACCGCGTGCTGACCGTGCAGCCGCGCAAGCCCGCCTCGCACCGCGGCAAGGGCTGGGAGGAGGTCACCGAGACCGCCATCCGGGCGCTGGCCGGCCGCGGCCTGCCGCTGGTGGCCATCCTGTGGGGCCGCGACGCGCAGAGCTGCGCCCGCTTCCTCGGCGACACCCCGCGCGTGGAGTCCCCGCACCCCTCGCCGCTGTCCGCCCACCGCGGCTTCTTCGGCTCGCGCCCCTTCAGCCGCGCCAACCAGCTACTCGTCGACCAGGGCGGCGAGCCCGTCGACTGGCGGCTGTAA
- a CDS encoding thiamine-phosphate kinase has protein sequence MATIFPARFTGPTVAELGEKAVIREIVAQAPSEFNGDDAAVLFNAPPNSRTVVTTDMAVEGRHFRLEWSTPEEIGGKAIIQNFADVEAMGARPVAAVLAVAAPTNTPVSFLRALAHGIGERVVEFSADLVGGDIVAGEQLTVSVTAIGSLGGSLPPLTLDAARPGQQLVAAGRIGHSAAGLALLEHYGREVPEGLEVLRDAHTSPRIDPTRGMIARSTGATAATDNSDGLIVDLTTLAAASGVTIDLDRDAIAPDADMIRAGELTGTDPWEWVLAGGEDHTILATTAGPAPSGFRVIGRVAKGSGVTVGGERPAHSGGWVSF, from the coding sequence GTGGCCACCATCTTCCCCGCCCGTTTCACGGGACCGACCGTCGCCGAACTGGGGGAGAAGGCGGTGATCCGCGAGATCGTCGCCCAGGCGCCCTCCGAGTTCAACGGCGACGACGCCGCGGTGCTCTTCAACGCCCCGCCGAACTCGCGCACGGTGGTCACCACGGACATGGCCGTCGAGGGCCGCCACTTCCGCCTCGAGTGGTCCACCCCCGAGGAGATCGGCGGCAAGGCGATCATCCAGAACTTCGCCGACGTCGAGGCGATGGGCGCGCGCCCCGTCGCGGCCGTCCTCGCCGTCGCGGCCCCCACGAACACCCCGGTCAGCTTCCTGCGGGCGCTGGCCCACGGCATCGGCGAGCGCGTCGTCGAGTTCTCCGCGGACCTCGTCGGCGGGGACATCGTCGCCGGTGAGCAGCTGACGGTCTCGGTGACGGCCATCGGCTCGCTCGGCGGCAGCCTGCCGCCGCTGACCCTGGACGCCGCCCGCCCGGGCCAGCAGCTCGTCGCCGCCGGCCGCATCGGCCACTCGGCCGCCGGCCTCGCCCTGCTCGAACACTACGGCCGCGAGGTGCCCGAAGGCCTCGAGGTGCTCCGCGACGCCCACACCAGCCCGCGCATCGACCCCACCCGCGGCATGATCGCCCGCTCCACCGGCGCGACCGCGGCCACCGACAACTCCGACGGCCTGATCGTGGACCTGACCACGCTCGCCGCCGCCTCCGGGGTGACGATCGACCTCGACCGCGACGCGATCGCCCCGGACGCGGACATGATCCGCGCCGGCGAGCTGACCGGCACCGACCCCTGGGAGTGGGTGCTCGCCGGCGGCGAGGACCACACCATCCTGGCCACCACCGCCGGGCCCGCCCCCAGCGGCTTCCGCGTCATCGGCCGGGTGGCCAAGGGCTCCGGCGTCACCGTCGGGGGAGAGCGGCCCGCCCACTCGGGCGGCTGGGTAAGCTTCTAG
- a CDS encoding DUF3515 domain-containing protein, with translation MGDTNQFSRTPVYAALVLAVVLVVGVLIGARVVFERAGDQPVALPDLPAGQADSPECTGLIEDLPDSLGDFDRAELAEPAPAGAAAWSKSSTERVTLRCGVDAPAQWTEGAETEESGGVEWLPVTDPDTDLTTWYSVDRSVVVAVTAEGFDPTEELAEPVAALPAGSVERNPLPLADLDTPEAGGCEEVLAALPGEIGDYRRVEAEAPRAHWTARGLPPVVAVCGVAMPESYAPGGQVTEINGVNWFSEGDTLYALGLDEVVAVSTPPVGADGVLVALSDALKEAQ, from the coding sequence ATGGGCGACACGAACCAATTTAGCCGCACACCTGTCTACGCGGCCCTGGTACTGGCGGTCGTTCTCGTCGTCGGCGTGCTCATCGGCGCCCGCGTCGTCTTCGAACGCGCAGGTGACCAGCCGGTCGCGCTGCCGGACCTGCCCGCGGGCCAGGCCGACTCCCCCGAGTGCACGGGGCTGATCGAGGACCTGCCGGACTCCCTGGGCGACTTCGACCGCGCCGAGCTGGCCGAGCCCGCGCCGGCGGGCGCGGCCGCCTGGTCGAAGAGCTCCACCGAGCGCGTCACGCTGCGCTGCGGTGTCGACGCCCCCGCGCAGTGGACCGAGGGTGCCGAGACGGAGGAGAGCGGCGGCGTCGAGTGGCTTCCGGTCACCGACCCGGACACGGACCTGACCACCTGGTACTCCGTGGACCGTTCCGTGGTGGTGGCCGTCACCGCCGAGGGCTTCGATCCGACGGAGGAGCTCGCCGAGCCCGTGGCCGCGCTGCCGGCCGGTTCGGTCGAGCGCAACCCGCTGCCGCTGGCCGACCTGGACACCCCGGAGGCCGGGGGCTGCGAGGAGGTGCTCGCCGCGCTGCCCGGGGAGATCGGCGACTACCGCCGCGTCGAGGCCGAGGCCCCGCGGGCGCACTGGACCGCGCGCGGACTGCCGCCGGTCGTGGCCGTCTGCGGTGTGGCCATGCCGGAGTCCTACGCCCCCGGCGGGCAGGTCACCGAGATCAACGGGGTCAACTGGTTCTCCGAGGGCGACACGCTCTACGCGCTGGGACTGGACGAGGTCGTCGCGGTCTCCACTCCCCCGGTGGGCGCCGACGGCGTGCTCGTCGCGCTGAGCGACGCGCTCAAGGAGGCACAGTAG